A genomic window from Salvia miltiorrhiza cultivar Shanhuang (shh) chromosome 5, IMPLAD_Smil_shh, whole genome shotgun sequence includes:
- the LOC130985444 gene encoding uncharacterized protein LOC130985444: protein MSDPQIPESNRNPKPSPKIPSNGGGSNYPNPRETVNPDVATLRDQWRFAVKQYSKWYSQAWGSAILAGVSFFALGWIIKGSNPLPSFQSDTTASSPPDKDKSAHQPR from the coding sequence ATGAGCGACCCCCAAATCCCCGAATCCAACCGCAATCCGAAGCCCTCGCCTAAAATCCCCAGCAACGGCGGCGGCTCAAACTATCCCAATCCCCGGGAGACGGTGAATCCGGACGTCGCCACGCTCAGAGATCAATGGCGCTTCGCTGTAAAACAGTACAGCAAGTGGTACTCTCAGGCCTGGGGATCCGCTATTCTCGCCGGCGTCTCGTTTTTCGCCCTCGGTTGGATCATCAAGGGCTCCAATCCACTCCCTTCCTTTCAGTCTGATACCACTGCCTCTTCCCCACCCGATAAAGATAAATCTGCGCACCAACCTCGCTGA
- the LOC130985445 gene encoding uncharacterized protein LOC130985445 isoform X1: MGRGKFKGKPTGRRHFSTPEEMIAGSSARPRTFRKEVADVVEDETSDVESEEESEGEPEKAKGAEGVIQIENPNLVKPKNLKARDADLEKTSELSRREREEIEKQKAHERYMRLQEQGKTDQAKKDLERLALIRQQRAEAAKKREEEKAGNLLILISIFFPWSLTCR; encoded by the exons atggggagaGGGAAGTTCAAGGGCAAGCCGACGGGCCGCCGCCATTTCTCCACCCCTGAAGAGATGA TTGCTGGTAGCTCTGCTCGTCCTCGTACTTTCAGAAAG GAAGTAGCTGATGTTGTAGAAGATGAGACTTCTGATGTAGAGTCAGAAGAGGAATCTGAGGGCGAACCTGAA AAAGCAAAAGGTGCCGAGGGGGTCATTCAGATTGAAAATCCTAACCTGGTAAAGCCAAAGAACTTGAAAGCACGTGATGCTGAT TTAGAGAAAACATCGGAGCTTTCAAGGCGTGAAAG GGAGGAAATTGAGAAACAGAAAGCTCATGAAAGATATATGAGGCTGCAAGAACAAGGGAAGACAGATCAAGCAAAGAAGGATTTAG AACGTTTGGCTCTTATACGACAGCAAAGAGCAGAAGCTGCTAAGAAACGTGAAGAGGAGAAAGCCGGTAACTTGTTAATTcttatttctattttctttccTTGGAGTTTGACCtgtagatga
- the LOC130985445 gene encoding uncharacterized protein LOC130985445 isoform X2, with amino-acid sequence MGRGKFKGKPTGRRHFSTPEEMIAGSSARPRTFRKEVADVVEDETSDVESEEESEGEPEKAKGAEGVIQIENPNLVKPKNLKARDADLEKTSELSRREREEIEKQKAHERYMRLQEQGKTDQAKKDLERLALIRQQRAEAAKKREEEKAAKEQKKVEGRK; translated from the exons atggggagaGGGAAGTTCAAGGGCAAGCCGACGGGCCGCCGCCATTTCTCCACCCCTGAAGAGATGA TTGCTGGTAGCTCTGCTCGTCCTCGTACTTTCAGAAAG GAAGTAGCTGATGTTGTAGAAGATGAGACTTCTGATGTAGAGTCAGAAGAGGAATCTGAGGGCGAACCTGAA AAAGCAAAAGGTGCCGAGGGGGTCATTCAGATTGAAAATCCTAACCTGGTAAAGCCAAAGAACTTGAAAGCACGTGATGCTGAT TTAGAGAAAACATCGGAGCTTTCAAGGCGTGAAAG GGAGGAAATTGAGAAACAGAAAGCTCATGAAAGATATATGAGGCTGCAAGAACAAGGGAAGACAGATCAAGCAAAGAAGGATTTAG AACGTTTGGCTCTTATACGACAGCAAAGAGCAGAAGCTGCTAAGAAACGTGAAGAGGAGAAAGCCG CCAAAGAACAGAAGAAGGTGGAAGGTCGCAAATAA